In the genome of Globicephala melas chromosome 7, mGloMel1.2, whole genome shotgun sequence, one region contains:
- the VIL1 gene encoding villin-1 — translation MTKLSTQVKGSLNVTTPGVQIWRIEAMQMVPVPSSTFGSFFEGDCYIVLAIHKTGSNLSYDIHYWIGRDSSQDEQGAAAIYTTQMDDFLKGRAVQHREVQGNESETFRGYFKQGIVIRKGGVASGMKQVETNSYDIQRLLHVKGKRNVVAREVEMSWKSFNRGDVFLLDLGKLIIQWNGPESNRMERLRGMTLAKEIRDQERGGRTYVGIVDGEDEKASPQLMEIMNHVLGQRKELKAAMPDAVVEPALKAALKLYHVSDSGGNVVVREVATWPLTQDLLSHEDCYILDQGGLKVYMWKGKNANAQQKREAMSQALNFIKAKQYPPSTQVVVQNDGAESAVFQQLFQKWTVPNRASGLGKTHAVGSVARVEQVKFDATSMHIQPQVAAQQKMVDDGSGEVQVWRIEDLELVPVDSKWLGHFYGGDCYLLLYTYLIGEKKHYLLYIWQGSQASQDEITASAYQAVILDQQYNNEPVQILVPMGKESPHLMSIFKGRMVVYQGGTSRASSVEPVPSTQLFQVRGASTNNTKAFEVPARAASLNSNDVFILKTQSCCYLWCGKGCSGDEREMAKMVADTISRTEKQVVVEGQEPANFWMALGGKAPYADAKRLQEETLVITPRLFECSNQTGRFLATEIPDFNQDDLEEDDVFLLDVWDQVFFWIGKNANEAEKKAAATTVQEYLKTHPSGRDPETPIIVVKQGHEPPTFTGWFLAWDPFKWSNAKSYEALKAELGNSGNWGQITAEITNPKLDVFNANTNISSGPLPIFPLEQLANKPVEELPEGVDPSRREEHLSVEDFTKALGMTPAAFSALPRWKQQNLKKEKGLF, via the exons ATGACCAAGCTGAGCACCCAGGTCAAAGGCTCCCTCAACGTCACCACGCCCGGGGTACAGATATGGAGGATAGAG gCCATGCAGATGGTGCCTGTTCCTTCCAGCACCTTCGGCAGCTTCTTCGAGGGTGACTGCTACATAGTCCTGGCT ATCCACAAGACAGGCAGCAACCTGTCCTATGACATTCATTACTGGATCGGCCGGGACTCGTCCCAGGATGAGCAAGGGGCAGCTGCCATCTACACCACACAGATGGATGACTTTCTGAAGGGCCGGGCTGTCCAGCACCGCGAGGTCCAGGGCAACGAGAGCGAGACCTTCCGAGGCTACTTCAAGCAGGGCATTGT GATCCGGAAAGGGGGTGTGGCTTCTGGCATGAAACAAGTGGAGACCAACTCCTATGACATCCAGCGGCTGCTACATGTCAAGGGCAAGAGGAATGTGGTGGCCAGAGAG GTGGAGATGTCCTGGAAGAGTTTCAACCGTGGGGATGTTTTCCTCCTGGACCTCGGGAAGCTTATCATCCAGTGGAACGGGCCAGAGAGTAACCGCATGGAGAGACTCAGG GGCATGACCCTGGCCAAGGAGATCCGAGATCAGGAGCGGGGTGGACGCACCTACGTGGGCATAGTGGACGGGGAGGACGAGAAGGCCTCGCCGCAGTTGATGGAGATCATGAACCACGTGCTGGGCCAGCGGAAGGAGCTGAAGGCCGCCATGCCTGACGCGGTGGTGGAGCCGGCACTCAAGGCCGCCCTCAAGTTGTACCA TGTGTCTGACTCAGGGGGAAACGTGGTGGTCAGAGAAGTCGCCACATGGCCGCTCACACAGGACCTGCTCAGTCACGAG GACTGTTACATCTTGGACCAGGGGGGTCTGAAGGTCTACATGTGGAAGGGGAAGAATGCCAATGCCCAGCAGAAGAGGGAAGCCATGAGCCAGGCACTG AACTTTATCAAGGCGAAGCAGTACCCACCAAGCACGCAGGTGGTGGTGCAGAATGATGGGGCCGAGTCAGCCGTCTTTCAGCAGCTCTTCCAGAAGTGGACAGTGCCCAACCGGGCCTCAGGCCTGGGCAAAACCCATGCCGTGGGCTCCGTGG CTAGGGTGGAACAGGTGAAGTTTGATGCCACGTCCATGCACATCCAGCCTCAGGTGGCTGCCCAGCAGAAGATGGTCGACgatgggagtggggaggtgcAG GTATGGCGCATTGAGGACCTAGAGCTGGTGCCTGTGGATTCCAAGTGGCTCGGCCACTTCTATGGGGGCGACTGCTACCTGCTGCTCTACACCTACCTCATTGGCGAGAAGAAGCACTACCTGCTCTACATCTGGCAG GGCagccaggccagccaggatgAAATCACAGCCTCGGCCTATCAAGCGGTCATCCTGGACCAGCAGTACAACAATGAACCAGTCCAGATCCTGGTCCCGATGGGCAAGGAGTCACCTCACCTCATGTCCATCTTCAAAGGACGCATGGTGGTCTACCAG ggAGGCACCTCTCGGGCTAGCAGCGTGGAGCCTGTGCCCTCCACACAGCTGTTCCAGGTCCGGGGGGCCAGCACCAACAACACCAAGGCCTTTGAGGTCCCAGCCCGGGCCGCCTCCCTCAACTCCAATGACGTCTTCATCCTCAAGACCCAGTCTTGCTGCTACCTGTGGTGTGGGAAG GGCTGTAGTGGGGACGAGCGGGAAATGGCCAAGATGGTTGCTGACACCATCTCCCGGACCGAGAAACAAGTGGTGGTGGAAGGGCAGGAGCCGGCCAACTTCTGGATGGCCCTGGGCGGGAAGGCCCCCTATGCCGACGCCAAGAG GCTGCAGGAGGAAACCCTGGTGATCACTCCTCGGCTCTTTGAATGTTCCAACCAGACCGGGCGCTTCCTGGCCACAGAGATCCCTGACTTCAATCAGGATGACTTGGAAGAGGATGATGTGTTCCTGCTAGATGTCTGGGACCAG GTCTTTTTCTGGATTGGAAAGAATGCCAATGAGGCCGAGAAGAAAGCCGCAGCCACCACGGTGCAGGAATACCTCAAGACCCACCCCAGCGGCCGGGACCCGGAGACCCCCATCATTGTGGTGAAGCAAGGACACGAGCCCCCCACATTCACGGGCTGGTTCCTGGCTTGGGATCCCTTCAAGTGGAGT AACGCCAAATCCTATGAGGCCCTGAAGGCGGAGCTTGGAAACTCTGGGAACTGGGGCCAGATCACTGCT GAGATCACAAACCCTAAACTAGACGTGTTCAACGCTAACACCAATATCAGTTCTGGGCCTCTACCCATCTTTCCCCTGGAGCAGCTGGCGAACAAGCCTGTGGAGGAGCTTCCCGAGGGCGTGGATCCCAGCAGGAGGGAG GAGCACCTGTCTGTTGAGGATTTCACCAAGGCCTTGGGGATGACTCCTGCTGCCTTCTCTGCTCTGCCTCGATGGAAACAACAAaacctcaagaaagaaaaaggactatTTTGA